A window of the Cystobacter fuscus genome harbors these coding sequences:
- a CDS encoding Ig-like domain-containing protein: MGLSGARDMLQAVSAPGSEHSAAEVSIIWPEDGAVLGGNVHVFVPARDERRIARVDVLLDDTRLIGSLPGGVYSLTWNTRGIAWGEHTLTARAYDTSGRTSTSAPVTVTVGEPLAVTVSSFGVGSTSSGKLSLSAIVEHARGGAWVQFLTEERYLCDAHEPPYTCKVSTESLPDGPLEVRAEVYDDVGNHALSEWVRIPLDDARAASTVSLTLPARRVPVR, from the coding sequence ATGGGACTCTCTGGAGCGAGGGACATGCTCCAGGCGGTGTCCGCTCCGGGCTCCGAGCACTCCGCCGCCGAGGTGAGCATCATCTGGCCGGAGGACGGAGCGGTGCTTGGAGGAAACGTCCACGTCTTCGTCCCCGCCCGTGACGAGCGCCGCATCGCCCGGGTGGACGTGCTGCTCGATGACACGCGGCTCATCGGCTCGTTGCCTGGGGGCGTCTACTCGCTCACCTGGAACACCCGGGGCATCGCCTGGGGCGAGCACACGCTGACGGCCCGGGCGTATGACACCTCGGGACGCACGAGCACCTCGGCGCCGGTGACGGTGACCGTGGGCGAGCCGCTCGCGGTGACCGTGTCCTCGTTCGGGGTGGGGTCCACGTCGTCGGGGAAGCTGTCGCTCTCGGCCATCGTCGAGCACGCGCGAGGAGGCGCCTGGGTGCAGTTCCTCACCGAGGAGCGCTATCTGTGCGACGCGCACGAGCCCCCCTACACCTGCAAGGTGTCCACGGAGTCGCTCCCGGACGGGCCCCTGGAGGTGCGCGCCGAGGTCTATGACGACGTGGGCAACCACGCCCTCTCCGAGTGGGTGCGCATTCCCCTGGACGACGCGCGCGCCGCGTCCACCGTCAGCCTCACCCTGCCCGCCAGGCGCGTCCCGGTGCGCTGA
- a CDS encoding GAF domain-containing sensor histidine kinase, whose product MEESSPAPEVPPDDSPQPPWRDARPGTPSVFRELEHARRHLGYLYEISKLLSGFENVEHTFPRLMALATQVLPVRTALLLEGVDADGQTCPDRPGLTAWRANDVTDAQWAGALEQALARHGYLVGVSGVRPQSGAMGTPSGPEERDAHQPRVTPTLVSLPLAAKGHAFGSLHMEVAGVLAEEGLAFIDAVANQLATALDRAHALRREVCLRERAEASERAQRELLEREQRARQEREKAHRRQAFLAEAGALLSQSLDYRASLPGLARLLVPTWADCCVIDLFACEDRDACGTERIALVATEPPDPAREGTPFASRTVTEHPWVAMQPTLENLTEPPTAVERAEWSGFPSNLRLRIQARGRTLGVLSLIAAQPGCHEAADVALFEALAQRIAAAVDTAHLYARAQEAVRWRDELLAVVSHDIKTPLLVVRLNAELLLTAIQERTPHPRQESLMKSILHSAEHMRELIGGLLDRSRLHGGPLPLTLEPLPVRELIEQALQVLEPLARSRALKLRVAVSPEARPVKADRERVLQVLINLVGNALKFTPPGGTITLRVKPVDGRVRFSVKDNGPGVSPADLPHLFERFWRSASASERGTGLGLNIVKTLVEAHGGTVWAESRLGAGSTFFFTLPVAD is encoded by the coding sequence ATGGAGGAATCGAGCCCCGCCCCCGAGGTTCCACCCGACGACTCCCCCCAGCCCCCCTGGAGGGACGCCCGGCCCGGCACGCCCTCGGTCTTCCGCGAGCTGGAGCACGCCCGGCGGCACCTGGGCTATCTCTATGAGATCAGCAAGCTGCTCAGCGGCTTCGAGAACGTGGAGCACACGTTCCCCCGGTTGATGGCGCTGGCCACCCAGGTGCTGCCCGTGCGAACCGCCTTGCTGCTCGAGGGCGTGGATGCCGACGGCCAGACGTGCCCGGACCGCCCCGGCCTCACGGCCTGGCGGGCCAACGACGTGACGGACGCGCAGTGGGCCGGAGCCCTGGAGCAGGCGCTCGCCCGCCATGGCTATCTGGTGGGCGTGAGCGGGGTGCGGCCCCAGAGCGGAGCGATGGGGACACCAAGCGGTCCGGAGGAGCGGGACGCGCACCAGCCCCGCGTGACGCCGACGCTCGTGAGCCTGCCACTGGCGGCCAAGGGCCACGCCTTCGGCTCGCTCCACATGGAGGTGGCGGGGGTGCTGGCCGAGGAGGGGCTCGCGTTCATCGACGCGGTGGCCAACCAGCTCGCCACGGCCCTGGACCGTGCCCATGCGCTGCGGCGCGAGGTGTGCCTGCGCGAGCGCGCGGAGGCGAGCGAGCGCGCCCAGCGCGAGCTGCTCGAGCGCGAGCAGCGAGCGCGCCAGGAGCGGGAGAAGGCCCATCGGCGCCAGGCCTTCCTCGCCGAGGCGGGCGCGTTGCTCTCCCAGTCGCTCGACTACCGCGCGTCACTTCCCGGGCTGGCGCGCCTGCTGGTGCCCACGTGGGCCGACTGCTGCGTCATCGACCTGTTCGCCTGTGAGGACAGGGACGCGTGCGGCACCGAGCGCATCGCCCTGGTGGCCACCGAGCCACCGGACCCGGCCCGGGAGGGCACGCCCTTCGCCTCCCGGACCGTCACGGAGCACCCCTGGGTGGCCATGCAACCCACCCTCGAGAACCTGACGGAGCCGCCCACGGCGGTGGAGCGGGCCGAGTGGTCCGGGTTTCCCTCCAACCTGCGCCTGCGCATCCAGGCGCGCGGCCGGACGCTCGGGGTGTTGAGCCTCATCGCCGCCCAGCCCGGGTGCCATGAGGCCGCCGACGTGGCGCTCTTCGAGGCGCTCGCCCAGCGCATCGCGGCGGCGGTGGACACCGCGCATCTCTACGCGCGAGCCCAGGAGGCGGTGCGCTGGCGCGACGAGCTGCTCGCCGTCGTCTCCCACGACATCAAGACGCCCCTGCTCGTGGTGAGGCTCAACGCGGAGCTCCTCCTCACGGCCATCCAGGAGCGCACGCCCCACCCGCGCCAGGAGAGCCTCATGAAGTCCATCCTCCACTCGGCCGAGCACATGCGCGAGCTCATCGGGGGCTTGTTGGATCGCTCGCGGCTGCACGGGGGGCCCCTGCCGCTCACCCTCGAGCCGCTGCCGGTGAGGGAGCTCATCGAGCAGGCGCTCCAGGTGCTGGAGCCGCTCGCCCGGAGCAGGGCCCTGAAGCTGCGGGTGGCGGTGAGTCCCGAGGCGAGACCCGTGAAGGCCGACCGGGAGCGGGTGCTTCAGGTACTCATCAACCTGGTGGGCAATGCCCTCAAGTTCACGCCCCCGGGGGGCACCATCACCTTGAGGGTCAAGCCGGTGGACGGGAGGGTGCGCTTCTCGGTGAAGGACAACGGGCCGGGAGTGTCGCCCGCGGACCTGCCGCACCTCTTCGAGCGCTTCTGGCGCTCGGCGAGCGCGTCCGAGCGGGGCACGGGGCTCGGACTGAACATCGTGAAGACGCTGGTGGAGGCGCACGGCGGCACCGTCTGGGCCGAGTCACGGCTCGGCGCGGGCAGCACCTTCTTCTTCACCCTGCCCGTGGCCGACTGA
- a CDS encoding Fic family protein, translating to MHLSGGHEFAVYPSAYDPGPSLFAHLEFALKHEGLSLEVLAALFRAVEGTSFVNDLCRHIQERPTGQYTRRLWFLYEFLMGRQLPLEDATQGNYIELLDPERYYTAAPVRSRRHRVLDNLLGNVDFCPMVRRTPTLQAFEAKRLAEEAKRIVASYDEDALRRAVSYLYTKETRSSFDIEREKPSEDRAARFVSLLRELPDRTSLDKAALVQMQNVIVEPRFGEHDYREEQNYVGESVGMRQRIHFVPPRPEDVPRLMSGLLSCLERMTASQVEPIVHAAAISFGFVFVHPFEDGNGRLHRLLIHYILSRAGFTPQGLVFPISAVMLQKRGEYDACLESFSKPLMTRLKYETDEAWSLSVKEETGGFYRYSDFTRMAEDLYRWTEETIHTEFREELDFVVRYREAREKMENVVEMSDTMRNRFVQFCLQNEGRLSPTKRNKYFSALSEDEVRALEQIVQEHLLPFGAPR from the coding sequence GTGCACCTCAGTGGGGGGCACGAGTTCGCGGTCTATCCGAGCGCCTACGACCCGGGCCCATCGCTCTTCGCCCACCTGGAGTTCGCCCTCAAGCATGAGGGGCTTTCCCTGGAGGTGCTCGCCGCGTTGTTCCGCGCGGTGGAGGGGACGTCTTTCGTGAACGACCTGTGCCGCCATATCCAGGAGCGGCCCACGGGGCAGTACACGCGCCGACTGTGGTTTCTCTACGAGTTCCTCATGGGACGCCAGTTGCCCCTGGAGGACGCGACCCAGGGCAACTACATCGAGTTGCTCGACCCTGAGCGCTATTACACGGCGGCTCCCGTGCGAAGCCGGCGACACCGGGTGCTCGACAATCTCCTGGGCAACGTGGACTTCTGTCCCATGGTGCGCCGCACGCCCACGCTCCAGGCGTTCGAGGCGAAACGGCTCGCCGAGGAGGCGAAGCGGATCGTGGCGTCCTACGACGAGGATGCCCTGCGCCGTGCCGTCAGCTACCTCTACACGAAGGAGACACGCTCCTCGTTCGACATCGAGCGGGAGAAGCCCAGCGAGGATCGTGCCGCGCGCTTCGTTTCCCTCTTGCGAGAGCTGCCCGACAGGACTTCTCTCGACAAGGCCGCACTGGTCCAGATGCAGAACGTGATCGTGGAGCCGCGCTTCGGGGAGCATGACTATCGCGAGGAGCAGAACTACGTCGGTGAATCCGTGGGAATGCGTCAGCGGATCCACTTCGTTCCGCCGCGTCCCGAGGACGTTCCCCGCTTGATGAGCGGACTGCTGTCCTGCCTGGAGCGGATGACGGCATCCCAGGTGGAGCCGATCGTCCATGCGGCCGCCATCTCCTTCGGTTTCGTCTTCGTCCACCCCTTCGAGGATGGAAATGGACGGCTCCACCGGCTGCTCATCCATTACATCCTGTCGCGTGCTGGTTTCACTCCCCAGGGGCTCGTCTTTCCCATCTCCGCCGTCATGTTGCAGAAACGGGGGGAGTACGATGCGTGCCTCGAGTCCTTCTCCAAGCCACTGATGACCCGGCTGAAGTACGAAACGGACGAGGCGTGGAGCCTCTCGGTGAAGGAAGAGACGGGCGGCTTCTACCGCTACAGCGACTTCACGCGGATGGCCGAGGATCTCTACCGCTGGACCGAGGAGACCATCCACACGGAGTTTCGCGAGGAGTTGGACTTCGTCGTCCGCTACCGAGAGGCCCGAGAGAAGATGGAGAACGTCGTCGAGATGTCGGACACGATGCGCAACCGCTTCGTCCAGTTCTGTCTCCAGAACGAAGGCCGGTTGTCGCCGACCAAGCGGAACAAGTACTTCAGCGCCCTCTCCGAGGACGAAGTGCGAGCCCTGGAGCAGATCGTCCAGGAGCACCTGCTACCCTTCGGGGCTCCCCGCTAA
- a CDS encoding ankyrin repeat domain-containing protein, translated as MYPGSRVWRLVLPLSLSLVGCRSPVEREIDNGDEAKLAQALASPEVREKLATRGDRWLLRAVQAGHAESVEALLSAGVARAEADLDGRALLSQAMTIEDPRAAAAVIRVLVRHGARPTSLDAQGRTALHEALELRRPRIVSELLTLAPDLEDFEALPERLLVRAAQLGDAESVQVLVRAGVPLEDPALLSSPLPPEILRSLRAAHLHFLLERAAEQGEGAVLKGLITGTAPEVWDVLRISPAHLAVLTHDRKRLAAVLKEDPGLRDAVDGRGLGLLHYAALTAEPRMATALVKAGVDLEARTPMSRTPLMLAAQKGRVEMVRELISQGAEVNTEGAAGHCALSLAARGGHAATVDALVSSGALLVREHFIARATSEPVKEALTRAHERFLLRWASETGQRAEEVRLRREGVSFSQWEGAFDHTPYVRALLKEEIPELEALAARNPSDFKSLLGQREARTLLHWAALGGAEKSAAWLLDRGAVLEAEEPARGSSRGGTPLRMALEEGHLGVAALFVERGAVWGQGEPGGEASPERDRLLARARRNGELRAALREGRLEVLPALLEAGASVDAAAELLAPSALAWRVLRGDGLEALTRRELNARPADVAGRSVLHYAAAAGNVAAVEKLLSLGLAVSAKDRTGITPLGYAARRGDVPTLRRLLEARASALEPARPGMPALDFVLCEPHPEAALLLLERAEASSTSAACWPKALRHVLSRGEEREALALLGHWKPTGEDFSSELALAAAVGGRTQVVRWLFDNLEPLAQGWRQALLWKAAEVGARDTVALLIDRSPPGEVRALLQESARLALVAGRPAVAMLAVDRGAEPLTLSAEKDSRRLVGATPEHPRAVSLAGLALALGERTFLEHLERQRPEVWKRLQEDLDYFPLAVRGGQLALVRRYVETGANLLGEDVTGAPLLGTAGSVEVADWLFEHGAILEPPPPLGDPTVPRVEPDPPFTVAVSRGHFDVARFFLSRGATARVAPVLAFLEARLNAGEPLEELGANTLQALGELLRQPAWTVAQRVEVVEQLARRFCGTPALLESALSGLSTAEVAERTGPVLVQLTRCADPRTLEVLVRRGANPHAVDGAGLDVLAHALRAGNVPAARALLSFGVKPLASVGDPFAPVRLAVDMKLDGLARELLERGLEARELEGPRLDAALVLALRTHAWTLAARLLSRGASVRAESGEGPTALTLALSEGGPWLVELFLAMGATDPSGEALAVLLGQGQQDAARRLLYEGRVPPDIAFERLSTALAAGAEAGTSTLLHDWAMRKWSTLSRENLEWLLRLAVSEDDEALSAVLLEQGRLDVRLADGEGRTLLHRAAERAGARLVEYLVGHGAPLDAETRECVRPLDLARGREDREGRKVVRVLEERGATPGGCRGPG; from the coding sequence ATGTATCCTGGCTCGCGCGTCTGGCGGCTCGTGCTTCCCCTGTCCCTGTCCCTCGTCGGGTGCCGTAGCCCGGTCGAGCGGGAGATCGACAATGGAGATGAGGCGAAGCTCGCCCAGGCGCTCGCGTCCCCGGAGGTCCGGGAGAAGCTGGCCACCCGGGGGGATCGATGGTTGCTGCGCGCCGTGCAGGCGGGGCATGCCGAGTCCGTGGAGGCCCTGCTGAGCGCCGGAGTCGCGCGGGCGGAGGCGGACCTCGATGGGCGCGCGCTGCTGTCCCAGGCGATGACCATCGAGGATCCCCGGGCCGCCGCCGCGGTCATCCGCGTGCTGGTGCGGCACGGCGCGCGGCCCACGAGCCTGGATGCCCAGGGCCGCACCGCCCTGCACGAGGCCCTGGAGCTGCGCCGCCCGCGCATCGTGAGCGAGCTGCTGACGCTGGCTCCCGATCTCGAGGACTTCGAAGCGCTGCCGGAGCGGCTGCTCGTGCGGGCCGCGCAGTTGGGAGATGCCGAGAGCGTCCAGGTGCTCGTTCGCGCGGGGGTGCCGCTGGAGGATCCGGCCCTGCTGTCCTCGCCGCTGCCTCCGGAGATCCTCCGGTCATTGCGCGCGGCCCACCTGCACTTCCTCCTGGAGCGCGCCGCCGAGCAGGGGGAGGGGGCGGTGCTCAAGGGGCTGATCACCGGCACTGCTCCCGAGGTGTGGGATGTGCTGCGCATCAGCCCCGCCCACCTGGCGGTGCTCACCCATGATCGCAAGCGGCTCGCGGCGGTGCTCAAGGAGGATCCGGGGCTGAGGGACGCCGTGGATGGGCGGGGCCTGGGGCTCTTGCACTACGCCGCCCTCACCGCCGAGCCCCGGATGGCCACCGCGCTCGTCAAGGCGGGGGTGGATCTGGAGGCCCGCACGCCGATGAGCCGCACTCCGCTCATGCTGGCCGCCCAGAAGGGCCGCGTGGAGATGGTGCGGGAGTTGATCAGCCAGGGCGCGGAGGTGAACACCGAGGGCGCGGCGGGCCATTGCGCCCTCTCGTTGGCGGCGCGCGGAGGGCATGCCGCCACGGTCGACGCGCTCGTGTCCTCGGGCGCGCTGCTCGTGCGCGAGCACTTCATCGCGCGAGCCACCTCCGAGCCCGTGAAGGAGGCCCTGACGCGGGCGCACGAGCGCTTCCTCTTGCGGTGGGCCTCGGAGACCGGGCAGCGCGCGGAGGAGGTCCGTTTGCGGCGCGAAGGGGTGTCCTTCTCCCAATGGGAGGGGGCGTTCGATCATACCCCCTACGTGCGCGCCCTCCTGAAGGAGGAGATCCCCGAGCTCGAGGCGCTGGCGGCGCGCAACCCGTCGGACTTCAAGTCCCTGCTCGGCCAGCGCGAGGCCCGCACGCTGCTGCACTGGGCCGCGCTCGGGGGCGCGGAGAAGAGCGCGGCGTGGTTGCTGGATCGGGGGGCGGTGCTGGAGGCGGAGGAACCCGCGCGCGGGTCGTCCCGGGGAGGCACCCCGCTGCGGATGGCGCTCGAGGAGGGTCACCTCGGTGTGGCCGCGTTGTTCGTCGAGCGCGGCGCGGTGTGGGGACAGGGCGAGCCTGGGGGAGAGGCCTCGCCGGAGCGGGATCGCCTCCTCGCCCGGGCCCGGAGGAATGGCGAGCTGCGCGCCGCGCTGAGGGAGGGACGGCTCGAGGTGCTGCCCGCGCTGCTCGAGGCGGGCGCGAGCGTGGATGCCGCGGCGGAGCTGCTCGCTCCCTCGGCGCTCGCGTGGCGCGTCCTGCGGGGAGATGGACTCGAGGCCCTCACCCGGCGGGAGCTGAACGCGCGGCCGGCCGACGTGGCGGGCCGCTCGGTGCTGCATTACGCCGCGGCGGCGGGCAACGTCGCGGCGGTGGAGAAGCTGCTGTCGCTCGGGCTCGCGGTGAGCGCGAAGGACAGGACGGGCATCACGCCCCTGGGCTACGCGGCGCGGCGCGGAGACGTGCCCACGCTGCGCCGGCTCCTGGAGGCGAGGGCCTCCGCGCTGGAGCCCGCGCGGCCGGGAATGCCCGCGCTCGACTTCGTCCTGTGCGAGCCCCATCCGGAGGCGGCCCTGTTGCTGCTGGAGCGGGCGGAGGCGTCCTCCACGAGCGCCGCGTGCTGGCCGAAGGCGCTGCGGCACGTGCTCTCGCGGGGCGAGGAGCGGGAGGCGCTCGCCCTGCTGGGCCACTGGAAGCCCACCGGGGAGGACTTCTCCTCGGAGCTGGCCCTGGCGGCGGCCGTGGGGGGCCGCACGCAGGTGGTGCGCTGGTTGTTCGACAACCTGGAGCCGCTCGCCCAGGGCTGGCGGCAGGCCCTGCTGTGGAAGGCCGCCGAGGTGGGGGCTCGGGACACGGTGGCGCTGCTGATCGATCGGAGCCCGCCGGGCGAGGTCCGGGCGCTGCTCCAGGAGAGCGCGCGCCTCGCCCTCGTCGCGGGGCGGCCCGCGGTGGCGATGCTCGCGGTGGATCGGGGCGCGGAGCCGTTGACGCTGTCGGCGGAGAAGGATTCCCGCAGGCTCGTGGGAGCGACGCCGGAGCATCCCCGGGCGGTGTCGCTGGCGGGCCTGGCGCTGGCGCTGGGCGAGCGGACGTTCCTCGAGCACCTGGAGCGTCAGCGGCCCGAGGTGTGGAAGCGGCTCCAGGAGGATCTGGACTACTTCCCGCTGGCGGTGCGGGGAGGGCAGCTCGCGCTCGTGCGGCGCTATGTGGAGACGGGGGCGAACCTGCTGGGCGAGGACGTCACGGGCGCGCCGCTCCTGGGGACCGCGGGCAGCGTGGAGGTGGCGGACTGGCTCTTCGAGCATGGCGCCATCCTGGAGCCGCCCCCGCCGCTCGGAGATCCCACCGTGCCGCGGGTGGAGCCGGATCCCCCCTTCACCGTGGCCGTCTCCCGGGGGCACTTCGACGTGGCCCGGTTCTTCCTGTCGCGTGGTGCCACGGCCCGCGTGGCTCCGGTGCTCGCGTTCCTCGAGGCGCGTTTGAACGCCGGCGAGCCCCTGGAGGAACTGGGGGCCAACACGCTCCAGGCGCTGGGCGAGCTGCTCCGGCAGCCGGCGTGGACGGTGGCGCAGCGGGTGGAGGTGGTGGAGCAGCTCGCCCGGCGCTTCTGCGGCACGCCCGCGCTGTTGGAGTCCGCTCTGTCCGGGCTGTCCACCGCGGAGGTGGCGGAGCGGACGGGGCCCGTGCTCGTCCAGCTCACGCGGTGCGCGGATCCCCGGACGCTCGAGGTGCTGGTGCGGCGGGGCGCGAACCCGCACGCGGTGGATGGCGCGGGGCTGGACGTGCTCGCGCATGCGCTCCGAGCGGGGAATGTGCCAGCGGCGCGGGCGCTGCTCTCGTTCGGGGTGAAGCCGCTGGCCTCGGTGGGAGACCCCTTCGCCCCGGTGCGGCTCGCCGTGGACATGAAGCTGGACGGACTGGCGCGGGAACTGCTCGAGCGGGGATTGGAGGCGCGCGAGCTGGAGGGGCCGCGGCTCGACGCGGCCCTGGTGTTGGCGCTGCGGACCCACGCCTGGACGCTGGCGGCGCGGCTGTTGTCACGAGGGGCGAGCGTCCGCGCGGAGAGCGGGGAGGGGCCCACGGCGCTCACCCTGGCGTTGAGCGAGGGTGGGCCCTGGCTGGTGGAGCTGTTCCTGGCGATGGGGGCGACGGATCCCTCGGGCGAGGCGCTCGCGGTGTTGCTGGGCCAGGGACAGCAGGACGCGGCCCGGCGGCTGCTGTATGAGGGGCGCGTGCCACCGGACATCGCGTTCGAGCGGCTGTCCACGGCGCTCGCCGCGGGGGCGGAGGCGGGCACCTCCACGCTCCTGCACGACTGGGCGATGCGCAAGTGGAGCACGCTCTCGCGGGAGAACCTCGAGTGGCTGCTGCGGCTCGCGGTGAGCGAGGATGACGAGGCGTTGTCGGCGGTCCTGTTGGAGCAGGGGCGGTTGGACGTGCGGCTCGCGGACGGCGAGGGGAGGACGCTGCTGCATCGCGCGGCCGAGCGGGCGGGAGCGCGGCTGGTGGAGTACCTCGTGGGGCATGGCGCGCCGCTGGACGCCGAGACACGGGAGTGCGTGCGTCCGTTGGATCTGGCGCGGGGGCGCGAGGACCGTGAGGGGCGCAAGGTGGTGAGAGTGCTCGAGGAGCGGGGTGCCACACCTGGCGGATGCCGGGGCCCGGGTTAG
- a CDS encoding ATPase domain-containing protein, with amino-acid sequence MSGPAEPFSLPRLQTGIPNLDAIFHGGVPKGVISVIAGPPGSGKTTLTQQMCFHHAAQGGRVLYFNTLSEPTAKTLLYLRPFAFFDPTLLEEHIRFVDLGLSLRTKGLELTSNLLIEQLKLFKPTMVVIDSFKVFDDLAQSAEELRKFTYELTVRLMAWECTTFLLGEYSSEQFEHPAYSAIDGIITVKQHHLSGERQRMLQVIKMRGTSHSHDEHPFVITSAGIEVYAPSITLQRVRRDASGAEGIRRMKTGISKLDALLGEGIPLGSSIIVSGVAGTGKTVLGLEFVYRGARELGHKGLFFSFEETEARLRDTARGLGWELDREIDRGMVQIVFIPQPDILVDRDLMELQRRVETFGAQRVVLDSMSVFLHKIEDRRITRDKVFWLANIIQNQNAVGLFANDLPAGTQQHSRFGVEETVMDGLILLWAEAQGLERHRYVEVHKLRNTAHASGRHSITIGAGGIQVFPRLDEVPRLESPAPTSRRKERVPTGVPQLDALLGGGLLDGSVTLLSGSPGTGKSTLGVQFVLEAARHQERALYITLEEGTHQLIQDAESLGLPLGEAVSTGKVEILYLPREHLHASRFLSMVEQKIQELRPTRLVLDSASDIEVLGFISEELRRLLYGLVLRLRTLGVTSLFTVEARSLFITDTLSERGLSPLADNIFMLRYLQEGAGLVPVLTVVKTRGSDHVRSSHRILFEQGGLKLGGQFEAPTPSSGTRSQHRLGLKWRRHK; translated from the coding sequence ATGAGCGGCCCCGCTGAACCCTTCTCGCTTCCCCGGCTGCAGACGGGCATTCCCAACCTGGATGCCATCTTCCACGGCGGCGTGCCCAAGGGCGTCATCTCCGTCATCGCCGGCCCCCCGGGCTCGGGCAAGACGACCCTCACCCAGCAGATGTGCTTCCACCACGCCGCCCAGGGGGGCCGCGTCCTCTACTTCAACACCCTCTCCGAGCCCACCGCCAAGACGCTGCTCTACCTGCGGCCCTTCGCCTTCTTCGATCCGACGCTGCTCGAGGAGCACATCCGCTTCGTCGACCTGGGCCTGAGCCTGCGCACCAAGGGGCTCGAGCTGACGAGCAACCTGCTCATCGAGCAGCTCAAGCTGTTCAAGCCCACCATGGTGGTCATCGACAGCTTCAAGGTCTTCGATGACCTGGCCCAGTCCGCCGAGGAGCTGCGCAAGTTCACCTACGAGCTCACCGTGCGGCTGATGGCCTGGGAGTGCACCACCTTCCTGCTCGGGGAGTACAGCTCCGAGCAGTTCGAGCACCCGGCCTACTCCGCCATCGACGGCATCATCACCGTCAAGCAGCACCACCTCTCCGGCGAGCGGCAGCGGATGCTGCAAGTCATCAAGATGCGCGGCACCTCGCACAGCCATGACGAGCACCCCTTCGTCATCACCTCGGCGGGCATCGAGGTGTACGCCCCGAGCATCACCCTGCAGCGCGTGCGCCGGGACGCGTCGGGCGCGGAGGGCATCCGCCGGATGAAGACCGGCATCTCCAAGCTCGATGCGCTGCTGGGCGAGGGCATCCCGCTGGGCTCGAGCATCATCGTGTCGGGCGTGGCGGGTACCGGCAAGACGGTGCTGGGGCTGGAGTTCGTCTACCGGGGCGCCCGGGAGCTCGGCCACAAGGGCCTCTTCTTCTCCTTCGAGGAGACCGAGGCGCGCCTGCGCGACACCGCCCGGGGGCTCGGCTGGGAGCTGGACCGGGAGATCGACCGGGGCATGGTGCAGATCGTCTTCATCCCCCAGCCCGACATCCTCGTGGACCGGGACCTGATGGAGCTGCAGCGGCGCGTGGAGACGTTCGGAGCCCAGCGCGTGGTGCTCGACTCCATGTCCGTCTTCCTCCACAAGATCGAGGACCGGAGAATCACCCGGGACAAGGTGTTCTGGCTGGCCAACATCATCCAGAACCAGAACGCGGTGGGCCTCTTCGCCAACGACCTGCCCGCCGGCACTCAGCAGCACAGCCGCTTCGGAGTGGAGGAGACGGTGATGGACGGGCTCATCCTCCTGTGGGCGGAGGCCCAGGGGCTCGAGCGCCATCGCTATGTCGAGGTGCACAAGCTGCGCAACACCGCGCACGCCTCCGGCCGGCACTCCATCACCATCGGCGCCGGGGGCATCCAGGTCTTCCCGCGCCTGGACGAAGTGCCCCGCCTGGAGTCCCCCGCCCCCACCTCGCGGCGCAAGGAGCGGGTGCCCACGGGAGTGCCGCAGCTCGACGCGCTGCTCGGCGGAGGGCTGCTGGACGGCAGCGTCACCCTGCTGTCGGGCAGCCCTGGCACCGGCAAGAGCACCCTCGGCGTCCAGTTCGTGCTCGAGGCGGCCCGCCACCAGGAGCGCGCGCTCTACATCACCCTCGAGGAGGGCACCCATCAGCTCATCCAGGACGCCGAGTCCCTGGGACTGCCGCTGGGCGAGGCCGTCTCCACCGGGAAGGTGGAGATCCTCTACCTGCCGCGCGAGCACCTGCACGCCTCGCGCTTCCTGAGCATGGTGGAGCAGAAGATCCAGGAGCTGCGGCCCACCCGGCTGGTGCTCGACAGCGCGAGCGACATCGAGGTGCTCGGGTTCATCTCCGAGGAGCTGCGGCGGCTGCTCTACGGGCTCGTGCTGCGCCTGCGCACGCTCGGGGTGACGAGCCTCTTCACCGTCGAGGCCCGCTCGCTCTTCATCACCGACACCCTCAGCGAGCGCGGCCTGTCGCCCCTGGCCGACAACATCTTCATGCTGCGCTACCTCCAGGAGGGGGCGGGGCTGGTGCCGGTGCTCACGGTGGTGAAGACCCGAGGCAGTGACCATGTCCGCTCCAGCCACCGCATCCTCTTCGAGCAGGGCGGTCTGAAATTGGGTGGCCAGTTCGAGGCGCCGACCCCATCTTCAGGGACGAGGAGCCAACACCGCCTGGGCCTCAAGTGGAGACGCCACAAGTAG